A stretch of Vespa velutina chromosome 8, iVesVel2.1, whole genome shotgun sequence DNA encodes these proteins:
- the LOC124951260 gene encoding TGF-beta-activated kinase 1 and MAP3K7-binding protein 3 isoform X2, protein MGECHCSNIAIMQLFHELKQQFPALPDYVVSQCIAQNSHDKEICARSLRATQESRPTPGAFPLPPPAAAVAAQHHHQSHQQQQQQHYQQQQQQQQRCCAMNHQSLQRITSNGNGSRPPRPASLDIGVARRYPIGCSRTAASPSVTTNEPLAPSSAPAACKARGFFDDVPSANTNGNNCSSSNVAPGFELNVNVACSPAGNRDFRTVPTIGTCKRSDLVVEPRPHYAEPQLAVGKNAGQFDHARSYTSVSLTLRPPSSEPQAPIDIRSQGSSLTYSTSSLDPRGFQSRLQISIGPGSVGSVAAARIRPPMGPARPNSLLPPAQISPQRPPGLPAGPPSQLPRPTTTMSAPTTPSVPTITNIISSNSLPATPSEPTAISPPSSPVKEKPLIGQDQNRSPLNQVAEHQRKLVAEQLARKERLAKELRAEKGRLEAMKKELQSLARPPDSSISPQELKKKLRSEIYQLQIECDRLADEVDQWSDPRVPLGETNEEFYQGIYTGQPFLPSSHLAPPPLPSQPPVWQPSTGNADVNDREEDRDGPSWVCRMCTFDNHPLMNKCEQCDMPRLLDHGNAGETQDIHIRVTHHHNFSPRRTVHSWVV, encoded by the exons ATGGGGGAGTGCCACTGCTCTAACATCGCTATCATGCAGCTGTTCCACGAGCTGAAGCAGCAGTTCCCTGCGCTCCCTGATTACGTCGTCTCCCAGTGCATCGCACAG AACAGCCACGACAAGGAGATATGTGCAAGAAGTCTACGAGCAACCCAAGAATCGCGTCCAACACCGGGCGCTTTTCCACTGCCCCCacctgctgctgctgttgctgctcaacatcatcatcaatcgcatcagcagcagcaacagcagcattatcagcaacaacagcaacaacaacagcgtTGCTGCGCAATGAATCACCAATCATTGCAACGCATTACGTCGAATGGCAACGGTTCGCGACCTCCTAGGCCAGCCTCATTGGACATCGGCGTGGCGCGACGTTATCCTATTGGCTGTTCACGTACCGCGGCATCACCATCCGTAACTACGAACGAACCACTTGCACCCTCTTCCGCACCTGCGGCTTGCAAAGCGCGCGGTTTTTTTGATGACGTCCCGTCCGCAAACACCAATGGCAACAATTGCTCAAGCAGCAATGTTGCTCCTGGATTCGAACTCAATGTTAATGTCGCCTGCAGTCCTGCGGGCAACCGCG ACTTCCGAACGGTGCCGACAATCGGTACATGTAAACGAAGCGATCTCGTTGTCGAACCCCGACCCCATTACGCGGAACCTCAGTTGGCTGTAGGAAAAAACGCTGGACAATTTGATCACGCGCGAAGTTACACATCGGTTAGCTTGACACTGAGGCCACCATCATCAGAACCACAGGCACCAATCGACATCAGGTCGCAAGGCTCGAGTTTAACATATTCGACCTCGTCTTTGGACCCACGAGGATTTCAAAGCCGCTTGCAGATTAGCATCGGCCCGGGAAGCGTTGGCAGCGTGGCTGCTGCAAGAATCAGACCACCAATGGGTCCGGCCAGACCTAACAGCCTGCTTCCCCCTGCTCAAATTAGTCCGCAGAGGCCTCCAG GACTTCCTGCCGGACCTCCGAGTCAGCTGCCAAGGCCGACGACAACAATGAGTGCCCCGACCACACCTTCGGTTCCAACaataacgaatattatttcgtCTAATAGTCTCCCTGCGACTCCGTCTGAACCAACGGCAATCTCTCCTCCCTCTAGTCCCGTTAAAGAAAAACCGTTAATCGGCCAAGATCAGAATCGTTCGCCGTTAAACCAAG tgGCAGAACATCAAAGAAAACTGGTCGCTGAACAATTAGCAAGGAAGGAAAGACTCGCCAAGGAATTAAGAGCCGAAAAGGGACGACTCGAAGCAATGAAGAAAGAACTGCAGTCTCTAGCGAGACCCCCAGATTCTTCGATATCGCCTCAG GaactgaagaaaaaattacgaagCGAAATTTACCAATTGCAAATCGAATGCGACAGACTTGCAGACGAAGTGGATCAGTGGTCGGATCCACGAg TACCTTTAGGTGAAACAAATGAAGAATTTTATCAGGGCATTTATACCGGTCAACCTTTTCTACCGTCCTCTCATCTGGCACCACCGCCGTTGCCAAGTCAGCCACCAGTTTGGCAACCCTCTACGGGTAATGCTGATGTAAAtgatagagaagaagataggGATGGACCTTCGTGGGTTTGCAGGATGTGTACCTTTGATAATCATCCGTTGATGAATAAGTGTGAACAGTGTGACATGCCGAGACTTTTGGATCATGGCAATGCAG gTGAAACACAAGATATTCATATACGCGTTACACATCATCATAATTTTTCACCAAGAC GTACAGTGCACAGTTGGGTTGTATGA
- the LOC124951260 gene encoding TGF-beta-activated kinase 1 and MAP3K7-binding protein 3 isoform X1 → MGECHCSNIAIMQLFHELKQQFPALPDYVVSQCIAQNSHDKEICARSLRATQESRPTPGAFPLPPPAAAVAAQHHHQSHQQQQQQHYQQQQQQQQRCCAMNHQSLQRITSNGNGSRPPRPASLDIGVARRYPIGCSRTAASPSVTTNEPLAPSSAPAACKARGFFDDVPSANTNGNNCSSSNVAPGFELNVNVACSPAGNRDFRTVPTIGTCKRSDLVVEPRPHYAEPQLAVGKNAGQFDHARSYTSVSLTLRPPSSEPQAPIDIRSQGSSLTYSTSSLDPRGFQSRLQISIGPGSVGSVAAARIRPPMGPARPNSLLPPAQISPQRPPGLPAGPPSQLPRPTTTMSAPTTPSVPTITNIISSNSLPATPSEPTAISPPSSPVKEKPLIGQDQNRSPLNQVAEHQRKLVAEQLARKERLAKELRAEKGRLEAMKKELQSLARPPDSSISPQELKKKLRSEIYQLQIECDRLADEVDQWSDPRVPLGETNEEFYQGIYTGQPFLPSSHLAPPPLPSQPPVWQPSTGNADVNDREEDRDGPSWVCRMCTFDNHPLMNKCEQCDMPRLLDHGNAGRIHGLPLEQVNMSNSFNNLLQELFDRTNKPS, encoded by the exons ATGGGGGAGTGCCACTGCTCTAACATCGCTATCATGCAGCTGTTCCACGAGCTGAAGCAGCAGTTCCCTGCGCTCCCTGATTACGTCGTCTCCCAGTGCATCGCACAG AACAGCCACGACAAGGAGATATGTGCAAGAAGTCTACGAGCAACCCAAGAATCGCGTCCAACACCGGGCGCTTTTCCACTGCCCCCacctgctgctgctgttgctgctcaacatcatcatcaatcgcatcagcagcagcaacagcagcattatcagcaacaacagcaacaacaacagcgtTGCTGCGCAATGAATCACCAATCATTGCAACGCATTACGTCGAATGGCAACGGTTCGCGACCTCCTAGGCCAGCCTCATTGGACATCGGCGTGGCGCGACGTTATCCTATTGGCTGTTCACGTACCGCGGCATCACCATCCGTAACTACGAACGAACCACTTGCACCCTCTTCCGCACCTGCGGCTTGCAAAGCGCGCGGTTTTTTTGATGACGTCCCGTCCGCAAACACCAATGGCAACAATTGCTCAAGCAGCAATGTTGCTCCTGGATTCGAACTCAATGTTAATGTCGCCTGCAGTCCTGCGGGCAACCGCG ACTTCCGAACGGTGCCGACAATCGGTACATGTAAACGAAGCGATCTCGTTGTCGAACCCCGACCCCATTACGCGGAACCTCAGTTGGCTGTAGGAAAAAACGCTGGACAATTTGATCACGCGCGAAGTTACACATCGGTTAGCTTGACACTGAGGCCACCATCATCAGAACCACAGGCACCAATCGACATCAGGTCGCAAGGCTCGAGTTTAACATATTCGACCTCGTCTTTGGACCCACGAGGATTTCAAAGCCGCTTGCAGATTAGCATCGGCCCGGGAAGCGTTGGCAGCGTGGCTGCTGCAAGAATCAGACCACCAATGGGTCCGGCCAGACCTAACAGCCTGCTTCCCCCTGCTCAAATTAGTCCGCAGAGGCCTCCAG GACTTCCTGCCGGACCTCCGAGTCAGCTGCCAAGGCCGACGACAACAATGAGTGCCCCGACCACACCTTCGGTTCCAACaataacgaatattatttcgtCTAATAGTCTCCCTGCGACTCCGTCTGAACCAACGGCAATCTCTCCTCCCTCTAGTCCCGTTAAAGAAAAACCGTTAATCGGCCAAGATCAGAATCGTTCGCCGTTAAACCAAG tgGCAGAACATCAAAGAAAACTGGTCGCTGAACAATTAGCAAGGAAGGAAAGACTCGCCAAGGAATTAAGAGCCGAAAAGGGACGACTCGAAGCAATGAAGAAAGAACTGCAGTCTCTAGCGAGACCCCCAGATTCTTCGATATCGCCTCAG GaactgaagaaaaaattacgaagCGAAATTTACCAATTGCAAATCGAATGCGACAGACTTGCAGACGAAGTGGATCAGTGGTCGGATCCACGAg TACCTTTAGGTGAAACAAATGAAGAATTTTATCAGGGCATTTATACCGGTCAACCTTTTCTACCGTCCTCTCATCTGGCACCACCGCCGTTGCCAAGTCAGCCACCAGTTTGGCAACCCTCTACGGGTAATGCTGATGTAAAtgatagagaagaagataggGATGGACCTTCGTGGGTTTGCAGGATGTGTACCTTTGATAATCATCCGTTGATGAATAAGTGTGAACAGTGTGACATGCCGAGACTTTTGGATCATGGCAATGCAGGTAGGATACATGGATTGCCGCTTGAACAAGTCAATATGTCAAACTCATTTAATAATCTTCTACAAGAGTTGTTCGATCGAACAAACAAACCGTCCTAA
- the LOC124951260 gene encoding TGF-beta-activated kinase 1 and MAP3K7-binding protein 3 isoform X3: MNHQSLQRITSNGNGSRPPRPASLDIGVARRYPIGCSRTAASPSVTTNEPLAPSSAPAACKARGFFDDVPSANTNGNNCSSSNVAPGFELNVNVACSPAGNRDFRTVPTIGTCKRSDLVVEPRPHYAEPQLAVGKNAGQFDHARSYTSVSLTLRPPSSEPQAPIDIRSQGSSLTYSTSSLDPRGFQSRLQISIGPGSVGSVAAARIRPPMGPARPNSLLPPAQISPQRPPGLPAGPPSQLPRPTTTMSAPTTPSVPTITNIISSNSLPATPSEPTAISPPSSPVKEKPLIGQDQNRSPLNQVAEHQRKLVAEQLARKERLAKELRAEKGRLEAMKKELQSLARPPDSSISPQELKKKLRSEIYQLQIECDRLADEVDQWSDPRVPLGETNEEFYQGIYTGQPFLPSSHLAPPPLPSQPPVWQPSTGNADVNDREEDRDGPSWVCRMCTFDNHPLMNKCEQCDMPRLLDHGNAGRIHGLPLEQVNMSNSFNNLLQELFDRTNKPS, from the exons ATGAATCACCAATCATTGCAACGCATTACGTCGAATGGCAACGGTTCGCGACCTCCTAGGCCAGCCTCATTGGACATCGGCGTGGCGCGACGTTATCCTATTGGCTGTTCACGTACCGCGGCATCACCATCCGTAACTACGAACGAACCACTTGCACCCTCTTCCGCACCTGCGGCTTGCAAAGCGCGCGGTTTTTTTGATGACGTCCCGTCCGCAAACACCAATGGCAACAATTGCTCAAGCAGCAATGTTGCTCCTGGATTCGAACTCAATGTTAATGTCGCCTGCAGTCCTGCGGGCAACCGCG ACTTCCGAACGGTGCCGACAATCGGTACATGTAAACGAAGCGATCTCGTTGTCGAACCCCGACCCCATTACGCGGAACCTCAGTTGGCTGTAGGAAAAAACGCTGGACAATTTGATCACGCGCGAAGTTACACATCGGTTAGCTTGACACTGAGGCCACCATCATCAGAACCACAGGCACCAATCGACATCAGGTCGCAAGGCTCGAGTTTAACATATTCGACCTCGTCTTTGGACCCACGAGGATTTCAAAGCCGCTTGCAGATTAGCATCGGCCCGGGAAGCGTTGGCAGCGTGGCTGCTGCAAGAATCAGACCACCAATGGGTCCGGCCAGACCTAACAGCCTGCTTCCCCCTGCTCAAATTAGTCCGCAGAGGCCTCCAG GACTTCCTGCCGGACCTCCGAGTCAGCTGCCAAGGCCGACGACAACAATGAGTGCCCCGACCACACCTTCGGTTCCAACaataacgaatattatttcgtCTAATAGTCTCCCTGCGACTCCGTCTGAACCAACGGCAATCTCTCCTCCCTCTAGTCCCGTTAAAGAAAAACCGTTAATCGGCCAAGATCAGAATCGTTCGCCGTTAAACCAAG tgGCAGAACATCAAAGAAAACTGGTCGCTGAACAATTAGCAAGGAAGGAAAGACTCGCCAAGGAATTAAGAGCCGAAAAGGGACGACTCGAAGCAATGAAGAAAGAACTGCAGTCTCTAGCGAGACCCCCAGATTCTTCGATATCGCCTCAG GaactgaagaaaaaattacgaagCGAAATTTACCAATTGCAAATCGAATGCGACAGACTTGCAGACGAAGTGGATCAGTGGTCGGATCCACGAg TACCTTTAGGTGAAACAAATGAAGAATTTTATCAGGGCATTTATACCGGTCAACCTTTTCTACCGTCCTCTCATCTGGCACCACCGCCGTTGCCAAGTCAGCCACCAGTTTGGCAACCCTCTACGGGTAATGCTGATGTAAAtgatagagaagaagataggGATGGACCTTCGTGGGTTTGCAGGATGTGTACCTTTGATAATCATCCGTTGATGAATAAGTGTGAACAGTGTGACATGCCGAGACTTTTGGATCATGGCAATGCAGGTAGGATACATGGATTGCCGCTTGAACAAGTCAATATGTCAAACTCATTTAATAATCTTCTACAAGAGTTGTTCGATCGAACAAACAAACCGTCCTAA
- the LOC124951263 gene encoding pre-mRNA-splicing factor Syf2, which yields METNVESQEKSLKDKQVEWKKRLRELHTKRNEARQENHKEVVEEDKRNKLPANWESRKRQAEWIIQDEAARKIAEEKGEDYERIKLLHIDATEAERIARKKKNKKNPDPGFSDYEQAAVRQYNRLVKNIKPNMESYEELKEKLGPAFYGDKNTILHGLHEDKKEAIDKMVDNLEKQIAKRERYSRRRMHNDDADIDYINERNAKFNEKLERFYGEYTRETKLNLERGTAI from the exons ATGGAAACAAATGTAGAATCGCAAGAAAAGTctttaaaagataaacaagTAGAATGGAAGAAACGTTTACGGGAGCTTCACACGAAAAGG AATGAAGCAAGACAAGAGAATCACAAAGAAGTCGTTGAAGaggataagagaaataaacttCCAGCAAATTGGGAatcaagaaaaagacaagCCGAATGGATAATACAAGATGAAGCGGCTAGGAAAATTgcagaagaaaagggagaagattatgaaagaattaaattacttCACATAGATGCAACGGAAGCAGAGCGCAtagcaagaaaaaagaaaaataagaaaaatccgGATCCAGGCTTTTCAGATTATGAACAAGCTGCTGTTCGTCAATATAATAGAttagttaaaaatattaaaccaAATATGGAATCATATGAAGAACTCAAAGAAAAACTTGGACCTGCATTTTATGGggataaaaatacaattttgcATGGCCTTCatgaagataagaaagaagcaaTTGATAAAATGGTTGACAATTTGGAAAAAca GATTGCTAAACGAGAGAGGtatagtagaagaagaatgcATAATGACGATGCggatattgattatattaatgaacGTAATGctaaattcaatgaaaaattagaaagatttTATGGCGAATATACTCGTGAGACCAAACTCAATTTAGAACGTGGCACAGCtatttaa
- the LOC124951259 gene encoding histone H3.v1-like — protein MRDRGARERPTSTHELATSASERATEDRSSSCSFVTTHDRSGFMETLEASHACRLCGNKSGISINIFDKKKNHIRKINAVLPIMVHEMDLLPKLMCHLCSFKLEEFYKFYLNCLKTDAHLKSQLSWMKKKEESKERIGIPMVQIKNVKIKVEPIDYEMYDLDPIVKNVNYIDSMKSRTFPMNRSSRTCGIREKMSYKTYCQCWCDKKNQRERSISNEYKKSCATKKSTNDETNMETRTVPDDSLEIIRNDILPSPYSKRISINNLSERKNEMIGTNISRDNDKIYRNRRIKGEVLRNPLTCILRPRKISVNYVETRKKLHSTFKVHNGAKSSDDIRRTMSSLAEATTSITPTIKIEKEEEIEVVNEEENEDMKEQGEKEEKKEKEEEEEEEDEEEEEEEEMKKITNFEGRALRPRKGTINYNERKRKTFDNLYRPLSHNINLVNGKKQKLENVTREWRLTNEKTKRKTKFMEKNVKVKIKEEIIDDLENMIVDNSEKNKTRKSVKNSSLNIADISQKIVPKTTELKFIPTTSHLRESRDSLHLSNKLESLPKVLSKSNKIVAKCKKSLPMVSQSLKYLRSHNFYLRSGKIKKFADVDILPETTRHNAKQQVNSRNSLKIKKDLSNIDDTSFSSTNVPSSVNLKHYCERCNISFANKELYKLHTCYG, from the exons ATGCGAGATCGTGGCGCGAGGGAGCGACCCACGAGTACCCACGAGCTCGCAACGTCCGCGAGTGAGAGAGCCACCGAGGATCGTTCTTCTTCGTGCTCCTTCGTCACGACGCACGATCGATCGGGCTTTATGGAGACCCTCGAGGCGAGCCACGCGTGCCGCCTATGCGGCAACAAGTCCGGTATCTCCATAAATATCTTcgacaagaagaagaaccaCATCAGAAAGATCAACGCCGTTCTACCGATCATG GTGCATGAAATGGATTTATTACCGAAGTTGATGTGTCATTTGTGTAGCTTCAAGCTCGaagaattttacaaattttatttgaattgcTTGAAAACGGACGCACATTTAAAAAGCCAATTGTCctggatgaagaaaaaagaagaatcgaagGAGAGAATCGGTATACCTATggttcaaataaaaaatgtcaagATCAAGGTCGAACCGATCGATTACGAAATGTATGATTTGGATCCGATCGTTAAGAACGTCAATTACATAGATTCCATGAAATCCAGAACATTTCCCATGAATAGATCATCAAGGACATGTGGAATTCGCGAAAAGATGTCATATAAAACTTATTGCCAATGTTggtgcgataaaaaaaatcaaagagaacGGTCGATatcgaacgaatataaaaaatcttgCGCTACAAAGAAATCTACAAATGATGAAACAAACATGGAAACTAGAACTGTTCCTGATGATTCATTGGAAATCATTAGAAACGATATTTTACCTAGTCCCTATTCCAAAagaatttctataaataatttatcggaacgaaagaacgaaatgaTCGGCACGAATATATCTCgggataacgataaaatctatAGAAATCGTCGCATAAAAGGCGAAGTATTAAGGAATCCCTTGACCTGCATTTTACGACCTAGAAAAATTTCCGTTAATTATGTAGAAACGAGGAAGAAATTACACAGTACCTTTAAAGTGCATAACGGTGCAAAGTCAAGCGACGATATTCGTAGGACGATGTCGTCCTTGGCTGAGGCAACAACGAGTATTACACCAACGATAAAAAtcgagaaggaggaggagatagaAGTGGTGAATGAGGAAGAGAATGAGGATATGAAAGAGCAGGgcgaaaaagaggagaagaaagagaaggaagaggaggaggaagaggaagatgaagaagaagaagaagaagaagagatgaagaagataaCAAATTTCGAAGGCCGTGCGTTGAGACCGCGTAAAGGAACGATCaattataacgaaagaaaaagaaaaacttttgatAATTTGTATCGGCCGTTATCGCACAATATTAATCTTGTCAATGGTAAAAAGCAAAAACTTGAAAACGTTACACGCGAGTGGAGATTAACGAACGAGAAGACGAAACGAAAGACAAAATTCATGGAAAAGAACGTTAAGGtgaagataaaggaagaaatcaTCGACGATCTCGAAAATATGATTGTTGATAATTCCGAGAAGAATAAAACGCGTAAATCGGTTAAAAATTCATCCCTTAATATCGCCGATATATCCCAAAAAATTGTTCCGAAAACGACCGAATTGAAATTCATACCTACAACGAGTCATTTACGAGAATCCAGGGATAGTTTGCATTTGTCTAATAAATTAGAATCCTTGCCAAAGGTATTAAgcaaatctaataaaatagtCGCGAAATGTAAGAAGAGTTTACCTATGGTGAGCcaatcgttaaaatatttaaggaGTCACAATTTTTATCTTAGAAGTGGTAAAATCAAGAAATTCGCCGATGTCGATATATTACCAGAGACAACGAGACATAATGCGAAACAACAAGTCAACTCCCGAAATagtttaaaaattaagaaagatctttcaaatatcgatgatacttctttttctaGTACAAATGTTCCTTCATCTGTTAACTTGAAACATTATTGCGAACGATGTAATATAAGCTTCGCAAACAAAGAACTTTACAAGTTGCATACTTGTTACGgttga